The proteins below come from a single Streptomyces sp. B3I8 genomic window:
- a CDS encoding pyridoxal phosphate-dependent aminotransferase: protein MAAMTSPARPLLNRRLTEFGTTVFAEMSALALSTGSLNLGQGFPDTDGPEEIREAAVRALRDGRGNQYPPGPGVPELRAAIAAHQQRRYALTYDPDTEVLVTAGATEAIAAALLALVEPGDEVIALEPYYDSYAACVAMAGGKRVPVTLRPHEGPDGPVFRLDLDELRDAVTDRTRLLLINTPHNPTGTVLNRAELTAIAELAVERDLLVVTDEVYEHLVFDGAEHLPLAGFPGMRERTVSIGSAGKSFSYTGWKVGWVTGTAALVTAVRSAKQFLTYVASGPFQYAVAEGLALPESFFAGLREDLGRKRDLLSDGLRAAGFSVFRPAGTYFVTADVRPLGESDGVAFCRALPERAGVVAIPNAVFYDHREQGAPFVRFAFCKRVEVLEEAVRRLKVLRGTAA from the coding sequence ATGGCGGCCATGACCTCCCCCGCGCGTCCCCTCCTCAACCGGCGGCTCACCGAGTTCGGCACGACCGTCTTCGCCGAGATGTCGGCACTGGCGCTGAGCACCGGCTCCCTCAACCTCGGCCAGGGCTTCCCCGACACCGACGGGCCCGAGGAGATCCGCGAGGCGGCCGTGCGGGCGCTGCGCGACGGGCGCGGGAACCAGTACCCGCCCGGCCCCGGCGTCCCCGAGCTGCGCGCGGCGATCGCCGCCCACCAGCAGCGGCGGTACGCACTGACGTACGACCCGGACACGGAGGTGCTGGTCACCGCCGGTGCCACCGAGGCGATCGCGGCCGCGCTGCTGGCGCTCGTCGAGCCGGGGGACGAGGTGATCGCCCTGGAGCCGTACTACGACTCCTACGCGGCCTGCGTCGCCATGGCGGGCGGCAAGCGCGTGCCGGTGACGCTGCGGCCGCACGAGGGGCCGGACGGTCCCGTCTTCCGCCTCGACCTCGACGAGCTGCGCGACGCGGTGACCGACCGCACCCGGCTGCTGCTGATCAACACCCCGCACAACCCGACCGGGACCGTGCTGAACCGGGCGGAACTGACCGCGATCGCCGAACTGGCGGTCGAGCGGGATCTCCTCGTGGTCACGGACGAGGTGTACGAGCACCTCGTGTTCGACGGTGCCGAGCACCTGCCGCTCGCGGGATTCCCCGGGATGCGGGAGCGCACGGTCAGCATCGGCAGCGCCGGCAAGAGTTTCTCGTACACCGGCTGGAAGGTCGGCTGGGTGACGGGCACGGCCGCGCTGGTCACCGCGGTGCGGTCGGCGAAGCAGTTCCTGACGTACGTGGCCTCGGGACCGTTCCAGTACGCCGTCGCGGAGGGGCTGGCGCTGCCGGAGTCCTTCTTCGCGGGGCTGCGTGAGGACCTCGGACGGAAGCGGGACCTGCTGTCGGACGGACTGCGGGCGGCGGGCTTCTCCGTGTTCCGCCCGGCCGGGACGTACTTCGTGACGGCCGACGTCCGCCCGCTGGGGGAGAGCGACGGGGTCGCCTTCTGCCGGGCACTGCCGGAGCGGGCCGGCGTCGTCGCGATCCCCAACGCGGTGTTCTACGACCACCGGGAGCAGGGCGCGCCGTTCGTCCGCTTCGCGTTCTGCAAGCGGGTGGAGGTGCTGGAGGAGGCCGTGCGGAGGCTGAAGGTGCTGCGCGGAACCGCCGCCTGA
- a CDS encoding VOC family protein, translating to MTVQLTIDCSDPRRMVAAWAEALGYVPEPPPAGHATWRAYWAATGVPEEELPPGAGDIPESIVDPSGRGPRVWFQQVPEPKVAKNRWHFDLRVGGGRDVPLDVRARRVGSTVERLVAAGASVLRVNDEPDTGFYAVALRDPEGNEFDVV from the coding sequence ATGACGGTGCAGCTGACGATCGACTGCTCCGATCCGCGGCGGATGGTGGCCGCCTGGGCCGAAGCCCTGGGTTACGTGCCGGAACCCCCGCCGGCCGGGCACGCCACGTGGCGTGCCTACTGGGCGGCGACGGGGGTGCCCGAGGAGGAGCTGCCGCCCGGCGCCGGGGACATCCCGGAGTCGATCGTGGATCCCTCGGGGCGTGGACCGAGGGTGTGGTTCCAGCAGGTGCCGGAGCCCAAGGTCGCCAAGAACCGGTGGCACTTCGACCTCAGGGTCGGCGGGGGCCGCGACGTCCCCCTGGACGTCCGCGCGCGACGGGTCGGGAGCACGGTGGAACGGCTGGTCGCGGCGGGTGCCAGCGTGCTGCGGGTCAACGACGAGCCGGACACGGGGTTCTACGCCGTCGCCCTGCGGGATCCCGAGGGCAACGAGTTCGACGTCGTCTGA
- a CDS encoding DUF2617 family protein, whose amino-acid sequence MLTTLNTSYTDTRAADLAWTLDSGPLPALATLDLELADTTVQLRLLGASHQVLLEAPEGDCSETVACIQGSSTPLPLGVAKRVDDWEYEFAARVEVLSPDSFAGRAQELLALVADHPHGLAGVFPGSPHAFTALLAQRYEGQIHWRTWHAYPQDGQLVATRTRVGRVTRAARASTDEWHPGLPVDHRAPRLQATGV is encoded by the coding sequence ATGCTCACGACCCTGAACACCTCCTACACCGACACGCGCGCGGCCGACCTCGCCTGGACCCTGGACAGCGGGCCGCTGCCCGCGCTCGCCACCCTCGACCTCGAACTGGCGGACACCACAGTGCAGTTGCGCCTCCTCGGCGCCTCCCACCAGGTACTCCTGGAGGCTCCCGAGGGCGACTGCTCGGAGACGGTCGCCTGCATCCAGGGCAGCAGCACGCCGCTGCCGCTCGGTGTGGCGAAACGGGTCGACGACTGGGAGTACGAGTTCGCGGCCCGTGTGGAGGTGCTCTCCCCGGACTCGTTCGCGGGGCGCGCCCAGGAGCTGCTGGCCCTGGTCGCCGACCATCCGCACGGCCTGGCCGGCGTCTTCCCCGGCAGTCCGCACGCGTTCACGGCGTTGCTGGCCCAGCGGTACGAGGGCCAGATCCACTGGCGCACCTGGCACGCGTACCCGCAGGACGGCCAGCTCGTCGCCACCCGCACGCGGGTGGGCAGGGTCACCCGTGCCGCCCGTGCCTCGACGGACGAGTGGCATCCGGGACTCCCCGTGGACCACCGCGCCCCCCGCCTCCAGGCCACGGGCGTCTGA